Within the Acidimicrobiales bacterium genome, the region GAAGGCGCCGTCGTCGAGCGCCTCGAACTCGCCGTTCTGCAACGCGGCACGGATCGCGCCCAGCTGCTTGCCCAGGCGCGGCCCGAGCACCGGCAGGTTCGGACGAACGCGCAACTCGGTCGCTTCGATCGGGCCGAACACCACTTCCTTCACGCGCAGCTCCGCCGCGATCTCCTCGGCGTGGCGCTGTGCGCGCCGCGCACCCTCGACGATCAACCGCGGCAGCGGCTGGCGGTTGCGGATGCCCGATTGCGATCGCGCCACGCGGCCGAGTTCGACCACGGCGCGCATCTCCGCCACCTCGTCGAGCAACTCCTGGTCGGGCACCGCCACCTCGGGCCAGCCGGCCAGGAATACCGAATCAGCGGCGTCAGGCACGGCGCCGGTGACGAGGTTCTGCCACAGATGCTCGGCCAGGAACGGCATGATCGGCGAGATCACGCGCAGGGCGGTGACGAGCGCGAACCACAGCGTCGACAGCGCGGCGTCGTCGCCGTTCCAGAAGCGCTTACGCGACCGGCGCACGTACCAGTTCGACAGGTCCTCGACGAACTCCTCGAAGGCGCGCAGCACGTTGGGCGACAGGTACGTTTCGTAGCCGTCGGTGGCTTCGGCGACGAGCTGCTGCGTGCGGGCGATCAGCCAGTCGTCGAGCGCTTCGAGGTTGGTCGTGGGCGCGTCAAACGATCCGGTGGGCGTGAAGCCGGCGATGTTGGCGTACTGCACGAAGAACGTGACGCTGTTCCACAGCGTCAGCAGCTTGCGCTGGATCTCGTGCGCCGGGCCGAACCCGAACAGCAGGTTCTGGTTCGGTGGCTGCATCGAGAACTGCCACCGCATGACGTCGGCGCCCATGCGTTCGAAGGCGTCGGGCGCTTCGATCATGTTGCCCCACGAGCCGTGCATCTCGCGCCCGGTCTCGTCGAGCATTTTCTCGTAGCCGAGCACCTTGCGGTACGGCGCCTCGCCCGTCAGTACCACCGACATGCACAGCTGGCTGTAGAACCACAGCCGGATCTGCTCGCGCATCTCCGACACCCAGTCGGCCGGGAACCATTCCTGCCAGTACTCGTGGTCCGGCAGGTCGGCGTGCGTGAGTCCGGCGGCGGCTCCCGTGGCGTAACCGCCTTCGATGTACTCGTCGTTCATCCAGCCGAGCGTCGAGAACGGCACGATGCCGGCGTCGAGCCACACGTCGCCGACTTCGGTAATGCGCTGCACTTCCTGGCCGCAGGCCGGGCACGCGATCGGCACGCGGTCGATCCACGGGCGACGGAGTTCTTCGAGCCCGTCGAGGGATGTAGTGGCGAGTTGGGCCAACTCTGCCTTCGAACCGACGACGGTGAGTTCGCCGCAACTGCACGGATAGAACGGCAGCGGCAGCCCGTAGTAGCGCCGCCGCGAGATGTTCCAGTCGGCCATGTTGACGAGCCAGTCGTCCATGCGGCGGCCCATGTAGTCGGGCGTCCACTCGACCTTGGCGTTGGCGTCGCGCAGCGGCTGGCGCAGCTCGTCGAGGGCGATGAACCAGTCGTCGGAGATGCGGAAGATCAGAGGTGTGTGGCAGCGCCAGCACTCGGGGTAACGGTGCTCGATGGTGCCGGCGGCAACGAGGATGTCGCGGGCGCGCAGGTCGGCGATGATGTCCTCGGCGGCGTCGTGCGCCTGCCGACCGGCGAGCCAACCGAACTGCGCATAGAAGCGGCCGGCTTCGTCGACGGGCGTGATCACCGGCAGGTCTTCGTCCTTGGCCAGCTCGAAGTCCTCGCTACCGCAGCCCGGCGCGATGTGCACGATGCCGGTGCCCTCGTCGAGCGCCACTTCGTCCCACGCCACCACGCGGTGCTTGCCCGCCGCGCTGCCCTCCATGTCGTCGAAGGGACCGTGATACGTGAGCCCGACGAGGTTCTCGCCCTTCAACACTTCGACGAACTCGTCGTTGCTGCCCCTGCGGGCCACCGCGATCCAGTCGCCGTTGGGCAGGCGCCCGTAGTCGGCGTTCGGGTTGACCGCCGCGGCCACGTTGGCCGGCAGCGTCCAGGGCGTGGTCGTCCAGATGACGACGGCCTCGCCCGGCCGTTCGATGAGCGGGAAGCGCACGCTCAGCGCCGGGTCGGTGCGGTCGACGTAGCTGCCGGCGAGTTCGTGTGCGCTGATCGACGTGCCGCAGCGCGGGCACCACTCCGTCGCCCGGTGACCGCGGTAGAGCCAGTCGCGCTCGTGCACGATCTTGAGAAAGCGCCAGATGTATTCGATGTTGGTGTCGGAGAACGTGAAGTAGTCGTTGCCCCAGTCCATCCACTGGCCGAGCCGGATCGAGCCCTTGGTCAGCTCGTTACTCGACCACACGACGACGTCGCGGCACTTCCGGGCGAAGTCCTCGAGGCCGTACTCCTCGATTTCACGCTTGGAGTTGAGGCCGAGTTCCTTCTCGACGCCGACCTCGATCCACAGGCCCTGGCAGTCGAAGCCGTTCTGGTATCGCTGGTGAAAACCGCGCAGCGCCTTGTACCTCTGGAACACGTCCTTGAGCGTGCGGCCCCAGGCGGTGTGCACCGCCAGCGTCTTGTTCGCCGTGACGGGACCGTCGATGAACCGGAACTTGGGGCCGTCCTGGTTCTGGCGGCGCAAGCGGTTGAACGTGTCGGCGCGCGCCCACAGCTCGAGCACGTCGAGCTCGAGCCCGTTGTGGTCGGGCACGTTGGGCAGCGGCGAAAACATGAGTTCGTCATGTTATGGGGACCTAGGGTTGCGTCCTTATGTTTCGCGACCTGTTCGACTACACCGCCGGAGAGAACGACGAATCGGGCGTCGCCGTCCTGCGGCTGCACGTGCAGCCGGGCGCCGGACGCACGGCGATCGTGGGCCGCCACGGCGACGCGGTGAAGGTGCGCGTGGCGGCGCCGCCCGAAGGCGGGCGCGCCAACGACGCGGTGGTCGCGCTCATCGCGTCGACCTTCGACGTGAAGCTGGCGCAGGTCACGCTGCTCAGTGGACAGTCCAGCCGGGCCAAGCGGGTGCAGATCGACGGCGTCGCCGAAGCCGACGTCGAGCGGCTGCTCGAACTCGCCATGGAGGACGCCGGGCGCGGCGGAAAACGCCGCTAGGCCGCTACCCTGTCTCCCATCGGGGCAGTGCGGGGTTACGAACGATCTGAGCAGCCGGTTTTGCTGTCGGACGCGCGCGTCCAGCGCTCCGAGCGCGCGCCGCTGCGCGCTGACGTGCAAGGCCTGCGGGCCGTGGCGGTGCTGCTCGTGCTTGGTGCCCACGTGTTCGGCTTTCCGCGCGGCGGCTTCATCGGCGTCGACGTTTTCTTCGTCATTTCCGGTTATCTGATCACCGGGCTGCTGAGTCGAGAACTCGACCGTTCTGGCCGCGTCTCCATCCGGGACTTCTACGCCCGCCGCGCCCGGCGCATCCTGCCGATGGCGGTCTTGGTGCTGGTCGCCACCGTCGTCGGTGCCCACGTCATCTTCACGTCGCTGCGGGCGCACCAGACCACTGTCGACGCTTGGTGGGCATTCGGCTTTCTCGCCAACGTGCACTTCGCGTCGATCGGTACGAACTACTTCGCGGCGCACCGCGCCCAGTCGGCCGTACAGCAGTACTGGTCGCTGGCGGTCGAGGAGCAGTTCTATCTCGTGTGGCCGTGGGTGCTCTTCGTCACCTTCGCCGTCGCCCGACGCGCACGTCTTCGACGTTCGACCGCTGTCATCGCCGGCGTCAGCTTCGTACTCGTCGCGCTGTCGTTCGCCGCCAGCGTGCACCTGACCAAGCTCGACCCCGCCGGCAGCTACTTCTCTGCGTTCACCCGCGCGTGGGAGTTGGGCATCGGTGCGCTTGCGTCGATCATCCAGCCCGCCGCGCTGCGCATTACGCCGCGCGTGCGCGCCGCGGGCGCATGGGTCGGACTCGCCGGCATCGCGATCGCGGCGCTGGCCATCAGCGATGCGACGCCGTTCCCCGGATGGGCCGCCGCCGCGCCGGTCGTCGCCACGGCCGTTGTGCTGCTCGCCGCCGATCCGCGCGGCGGAGTGGGTGAGCGCTTCGCGTTGGGCAGCGCGCCGTCGCTTTACCTCGGCAAGATTTCGTACTCGCTATATCTGTGGCACTGGCCGGCGATCATCTTCGCGACGGCGTACTACCCGCACTCCACGCACAAAGCCGAGTTGATCGCGCTCGTGGGCGCGTTGGCGTTGTCGGCCGCGAGCAACACGCTGCTCGAAGAGCCGATCCGCCACTCGCTGTGGCTGTCGAAGAAGCCGCAGGGATGGGTCCGGCCCCGCCGGCGGGGACTCGGCGAACTCATCGCAGACAACGAGCGGGTCGCGTTGCGCTTCGCCGCAGCTGCCGTCGCGCTCGCAATCTGGTTCGCCTGGGCGCTCGTGAACACCGGTGGGTCCACGAACGTTGCGGCGACGACTCCGGCCGCCGCCGTCGATCCCGCGCTCGACGCGGCCGCGCCGTCGACCACGCTTGCGACCGAGGCCGATCCGTTGCAGGCGTTGATCAAGTCGTCGCTGCTGGCGACGTCGTGGGGGCCGCTGACGCCGTCGCTCGACGCGTTGCCGAAGGCGGGCGCGCCCGAGATGATCCACGACAACTGCCTCAGTACCAACGCGGCGAACGAGGCGCGGTGCTCGTACGGCAGCCCGGCGGCGCCGCACGTCGCAGTGTTGCTCGGCGACAGCATCGCCGCCAGTTACATGCCGGGCATTCGCGGCGCGCTCAAGGAGACCGACTGGCGCATTCAGATGCTGACGTTGAAGTCGTGCGCCATGGTCGACACGCCGATGCAGGTCTCCGACACCCATAAGTGGGAGAACAAGGACTGCACTGCGCACCACGCCTGGGCCCTGCACGAGGTGCAGCGCATCAACCCTGAACTCGTGATCATGGCAAGCAACCACGAAGAGGCGAACCAGATCCTCGGCGCGGGCCCGCAGGGCAGCGCACAGAACTTCAGCCGGTGGCACGACGCGCTGGTGCACACGCTCCAGGAAGTGACCGCTCCCGGTCGTCGCGTCGTGGTGATCGGTGCGCCGCCCCGCTCCGGAAACCTCCAGGAGTGCGTCACGCGGGTGAGCAAACCGCAGGACTGCAACGGTGTGCTGTCCGACGACTGGCTGGCCGTACGGCGCGCCGAGCAAACCGCTGCCGTCGGACCCGGTGTCACATACGTCGACCCTGAGGACTGGTTCTGCTACCACGCGACGTGCCCGGCGGTCATCGGAAGCACACCCGTCTACTGGGACGGCATCCACATCACGGCGGCGTATTCGCGCACGCTTGCCCCCGAACTGGCGAAACCGCTCTTGGGGACGTAGGCGGCCCCGGGGAATAGGACGGCGGGCCGAGTCTGTTATTCTCCGCCGCCCCCTAGGGCAGGGGTTGGGAAGGATTCAGGCAATGGCTGTAGCAAAGAAGGCGGCGGCGAAGGCGCCGGCGAAGTCGGCGGCGGCCAAGAGCACCACCGCCACCAAAAAGGCGCCGGCCAAGGCCACCGCAACCAAGGCGCCGGCGAAGGCGCCGGCCAAGAAGGCCCCGGCGCCCGTCGCCAAGAAGGCTGCGCCCGCGAAGAAGGCCGCGCCGGCAAAGGCGCCCTCTCCGGCGAAAGCGGCCGCTCCGGCGCCGGCCAAGGCGGCCGCTCCGGCGCCCGCCAAGCGGCCCAAGAAGGTCGTGCTCGACAAGTGGCAGGAAAAGCAGAAGGAACTGCTGCTCGCCGAAAAGGCCGAATACCTCGAGCAGGCGCGCCTGCTGCGTGACGAGGCCGACGAGCTGATGCGCGAGGCCGAGCCGGGCGACGTGCAGTTCGACGACGAGTCGGGCGAAGGCGGCACGCTCGCCATCGACCGTGAGCGTGACTTGGCGCTGGCGTCGCAGGCGATCAGCATCACCGAGGAAATCGACGACGCGCTGCGCAAGCTCGAACGGGGCACGTACGGCACGTGCGAGTCGTGCGGCCAGAACATCGTGAAGGCCCGCCTCGAAGCGTTGCCGTACGCGCGCCAGTGCGTTGCGTGCAAGACCGGCGGACTGTCACGTCGCTGACGCCGCCGGCGGATACGTCGTCGGTGCCGCGGGCTGGCGTGCCGCTGCGGCGGCGTGTCTCGGCGGCGATTGTTCTCGGGGTGGCCGTCGGCTCGGTGGTCGTCGATCAGATCACCAAGTCGATCGCCGAGCATTCGCTGGCCGACGGGCCGGTGCGCCTGGTGCTCGGTGCGCGGCTCGTGCTGACGTACAACTCGGGCGCGGCGTTCAGCGTCGGTGCGGGGCGCAGCGTGGTGTTCACCGTGCTGGCGTCGCTCACCATTTCGGTACTGACCGCGTATGCGATCTGGACGCGCCATCGGGTGGCGCAGGCGATCGCGTTCGGGCTCGTTATCGGCGGTGCCGCCGGGAACCTCGTCGACCGGTTGTTCCGCGCCAACGGCGGTCGGGTGATCGACTTCGTCGAGATCGCTCGGTGGTGGCCCGTGTTCAACTGGGCTGACGCGTCGCTGTTCTGCGGCGTGGCGTTGCTGTTGCTGTTGAGCTTCTTCGAGGGCGGCAATGAACGTCACCGTTCCTGACGCCCTCGCCGGCGAGCGCCTCGACCGCATCGTCGCCCTCGAAGCCGACGTCACCCGCACCGTCGCCACCGACATGGTCACGTCGGGCGCTGTGACCCTCAACGGGCGCGTCGTCACCAAAGGCAGCACGCGTGTGGCCGGGGGTGATGTGATCACCGCGGAGGTGGCGGCGCTGGCCGACGTCGGCATCGTTCCCGAACCTGACGTCGCGTTCAGCGTCGTCTACGAAGACGACGACATCGTCGTCATCGACAAGCCGGCGGGCCTCGTCGTGCACCCCGGCGCCGGTCGCGACCGCGGCACGCTGGTGCACGGCCTCGTGGCCCGCTACCCGGAAATCGCGTTGGTGGGCGAGCCTGAGCGGCCCGGCATCGTGCACCGCCTCGACGCCGGCACGTCGGGACTCATGGTCGTGGCCCGCACCGAGCGGGCGCGCCAGGAACTCGTCGAGATGCTCGGGGCGCGCGAGGTGGCGCGGCAGTACTGCGCGTTGGCGTGGGGTGTGATCGAGGGCGACGAGGGCCTGATCGACGCGCCGATCGGCCGCTCCGAACGTGAGCGCACGAAGATGGCGATCGTGGCCGACGGCCGTGAGGCACGCACCCGTTTCTACGTTCGGGCCCGATTCACGTCGCCAGCGCCGGTGACGCTGCTCGAGTGTCATCTCGAGACGGGACGCACGCACCAGATTCGGGTGCACCTCGCCTCGATCAAGCATCCGGTGGTCGGTGACACCCGCTACGGCCGGGCGCGTCCGGCGATCCCGTGTGCGCGACCGTTCCTCCACGCCGAGCGGTTGGCGTTCGCCCATCCGATCACGGGCGAGGAACTCGCCTTCGACTCCGCGCTGCCGGCGGATCTCGCCGCCGTGCTGGCACGGCTCAGCTAGGAGCGGGCGCGACGGCTTTGCCGCGGGCGGCGTCGACCATTTGCTCGAGGGTGTAGCTGTCGAGGTAGGTGCGCATCGTGCGGCCGACGTCGGCCCACACCCCGAGCAGCACGCACTGGCCCTCGTGATCGCAGGCGCCGTTCTGGTGCGGCTCGCCGAAGTCGCCGGCGGTGATCGGCCCGTCGACCGCCGACACGATCTGGCCGAGCGTGATCTCCGCCGCCGGCCGGGCCAACACGTAGCCCCCGCCGACCCCCCGCTTCGAGCGCACGAGTCCGGCGCCCTTGAGCGCGAGGAGGATTTGCTCGAGATAGGGCTGGGGCAAGCCGGTGCGCTCCGCGATGTCGCGCACCGAGGTAGGGCCGGCGTCGTCGTGCAACGCGAGGCTCAACAAAGCTCGGCTGGCGTAGTCGCCCCGCGTCGAAACCTTCACGCACTCATCGTACGGCCCCGGCCCGGGTACTACGTTGGCTTGCCCATGTCGAACCCCGAAGACCCCACTGCGGGCCCACCCCGCCTCGAGGTCGTCGAGCCGCCTTCGGAGGAGGTGGCCGAGACCGAAACGGTCAGCCAACCCGCCAAGCTCATGCGCATCGGCTCGATGCTCAAGCAGCTGCTCGACGAAGCGCGCGCCGCGCCGCTCGACGAGAAGGCGCGCGTCCGGTTGCGCGAGATCTACGAGACCTCCGTACACGAACTGGCTCAGGGCATGTCGTCGGACCTCCAAGGCGAACTGGCCAGCCTGGCGCTGCCCTTCGACAGCGAAGCGCCGTCCGACGCCGAGTTGCGCGTCGCCCAGGCACAGCTCGTCGGCTGGCTCGAGGGCTTGTTCCACGGCATCCAGGCGACGCTGTTCGCCCAGCAGATGGCGGCGCGCAACGAGCTCGAGAACATGCGCCGGCCGCAGCTGGCACGCGGCCCCGACGGCGCCGAGCGCCCCGGCACGTACCTGTAGCCGTCGCATGATCGACGAGCGGGGGCGCCGCCGGGTGATCGCCACCATGACCGCCGCGGTCGTCATCATGGTCGCGTACTGGGCGCTGTGGTTTGGCGCGCGCTCGGTTGTGGCCAGCGACACCACCAAGGCGTACAACGCGTTCGAGAACGCGTTCCCGCTCGCCGACGCGTGGCTCACGGTGGCGTTGCTCGGCGCCATCCGGTCGCTGCAGCGGCGGTCGTCGCGCAGCTTGTTCTGGCTGCTGACCGGTGGCGGCGCCGGCGTGTACTTGTTCTGCATGGACGTGCTCTACG harbors:
- the ileS gene encoding isoleucine--tRNA ligase codes for the protein MFSPLPNVPDHNGLELDVLELWARADTFNRLRRQNQDGPKFRFIDGPVTANKTLAVHTAWGRTLKDVFQRYKALRGFHQRYQNGFDCQGLWIEVGVEKELGLNSKREIEEYGLEDFARKCRDVVVWSSNELTKGSIRLGQWMDWGNDYFTFSDTNIEYIWRFLKIVHERDWLYRGHRATEWCPRCGTSISAHELAGSYVDRTDPALSVRFPLIERPGEAVVIWTTTPWTLPANVAAAVNPNADYGRLPNGDWIAVARRGSNDEFVEVLKGENLVGLTYHGPFDDMEGSAAGKHRVVAWDEVALDEGTGIVHIAPGCGSEDFELAKDEDLPVITPVDEAGRFYAQFGWLAGRQAHDAAEDIIADLRARDILVAAGTIEHRYPECWRCHTPLIFRISDDWFIALDELRQPLRDANAKVEWTPDYMGRRMDDWLVNMADWNISRRRYYGLPLPFYPCSCGELTVVGSKAELAQLATTSLDGLEELRRPWIDRVPIACPACGQEVQRITEVGDVWLDAGIVPFSTLGWMNDEYIEGGYATGAAAGLTHADLPDHEYWQEWFPADWVSEMREQIRLWFYSQLCMSVVLTGEAPYRKVLGYEKMLDETGREMHGSWGNMIEAPDAFERMGADVMRWQFSMQPPNQNLLFGFGPAHEIQRKLLTLWNSVTFFVQYANIAGFTPTGSFDAPTTNLEALDDWLIARTQQLVAEATDGYETYLSPNVLRAFEEFVEDLSNWYVRRSRKRFWNGDDAALSTLWFALVTALRVISPIMPFLAEHLWQNLVTGAVPDAADSVFLAGWPEVAVPDQELLDEVAEMRAVVELGRVARSQSGIRNRQPLPRLIVEGARRAQRHAEEIAAELRVKEVVFGPIEATELRVRPNLPVLGPRLGKQLGAIRAALQNGEFEALDDGAFRVAGHDLSADEVLVEKTQAEGWVIASNEGVSVGLDTAIDDQLAREGRVNDLVHHVNVQRKDVLKLEITDRITLELAASDADLLDYAERIAAETLAVSVSVGSGDLAIAKVTE
- a CDS encoding DUF167 domain-containing protein, translated to MFRDLFDYTAGENDESGVAVLRLHVQPGAGRTAIVGRHGDAVKVRVAAPPEGGRANDAVVALIASTFDVKLAQVTLLSGQSSRAKRVQIDGVAEADVERLLELAMEDAGRGGKRR
- a CDS encoding acyltransferase family protein; this encodes MLSDARVQRSERAPLRADVQGLRAVAVLLVLGAHVFGFPRGGFIGVDVFFVISGYLITGLLSRELDRSGRVSIRDFYARRARRILPMAVLVLVATVVGAHVIFTSLRAHQTTVDAWWAFGFLANVHFASIGTNYFAAHRAQSAVQQYWSLAVEEQFYLVWPWVLFVTFAVARRARLRRSTAVIAGVSFVLVALSFAASVHLTKLDPAGSYFSAFTRAWELGIGALASIIQPAALRITPRVRAAGAWVGLAGIAIAALAISDATPFPGWAAAAPVVATAVVLLAADPRGGVGERFALGSAPSLYLGKISYSLYLWHWPAIIFATAYYPHSTHKAELIALVGALALSAASNTLLEEPIRHSLWLSKKPQGWVRPRRRGLGELIADNERVALRFAAAAVALAIWFAWALVNTGGSTNVAATTPAAAVDPALDAAAPSTTLATEADPLQALIKSSLLATSWGPLTPSLDALPKAGAPEMIHDNCLSTNAANEARCSYGSPAAPHVAVLLGDSIAASYMPGIRGALKETDWRIQMLTLKSCAMVDTPMQVSDTHKWENKDCTAHHAWALHEVQRINPELVIMASNHEEANQILGAGPQGSAQNFSRWHDALVHTLQEVTAPGRRVVVIGAPPRSGNLQECVTRVSKPQDCNGVLSDDWLAVRRAEQTAAVGPGVTYVDPEDWFCYHATCPAVIGSTPVYWDGIHITAAYSRTLAPELAKPLLGT
- a CDS encoding TraR/DksA C4-type zinc finger protein, which codes for MAVAKKAAAKAPAKSAAAKSTTATKKAPAKATATKAPAKAPAKKAPAPVAKKAAPAKKAAPAKAPSPAKAAAPAPAKAAAPAPAKRPKKVVLDKWQEKQKELLLAEKAEYLEQARLLRDEADELMREAEPGDVQFDDESGEGGTLAIDRERDLALASQAISITEEIDDALRKLERGTYGTCESCGQNIVKARLEALPYARQCVACKTGGLSRR
- the lspA gene encoding signal peptidase II, whose amino-acid sequence is MQDRRTVTSLTPPADTSSVPRAGVPLRRRVSAAIVLGVAVGSVVVDQITKSIAEHSLADGPVRLVLGARLVLTYNSGAAFSVGAGRSVVFTVLASLTISVLTAYAIWTRHRVAQAIAFGLVIGGAAGNLVDRLFRANGGRVIDFVEIARWWPVFNWADASLFCGVALLLLLSFFEGGNERHRS
- a CDS encoding RluA family pseudouridine synthase translates to MNVTVPDALAGERLDRIVALEADVTRTVATDMVTSGAVTLNGRVVTKGSTRVAGGDVITAEVAALADVGIVPEPDVAFSVVYEDDDIVVIDKPAGLVVHPGAGRDRGTLVHGLVARYPEIALVGEPERPGIVHRLDAGTSGLMVVARTERARQELVEMLGAREVARQYCALAWGVIEGDEGLIDAPIGRSERERTKMAIVADGREARTRFYVRARFTSPAPVTLLECHLETGRTHQIRVHLASIKHPVVGDTRYGRARPAIPCARPFLHAERLAFAHPITGEELAFDSALPADLAAVLARLS
- a CDS encoding Rrf2 family transcriptional regulator is translated as MKVSTRGDYASRALLSLALHDDAGPTSVRDIAERTGLPQPYLEQILLALKGAGLVRSKRGVGGGYVLARPAAEITLGQIVSAVDGPITAGDFGEPHQNGACDHEGQCVLLGVWADVGRTMRTYLDSYTLEQMVDAARGKAVAPAPS
- a CDS encoding proteasome activator — protein: MSNPEDPTAGPPRLEVVEPPSEEVAETETVSQPAKLMRIGSMLKQLLDEARAAPLDEKARVRLREIYETSVHELAQGMSSDLQGELASLALPFDSEAPSDAELRVAQAQLVGWLEGLFHGIQATLFAQQMAARNELENMRRPQLARGPDGAERPGTYL